A genomic window from Vitis riparia cultivar Riparia Gloire de Montpellier isolate 1030 chromosome 16, EGFV_Vit.rip_1.0, whole genome shotgun sequence includes:
- the LOC117933121 gene encoding pentatricopeptide repeat-containing protein At4g25270, chloroplastic → MLTATQPLCLHKSLKINKTQLQKQKQFHRNTKPNLVFPKSSPTPLLINHKPRNHTKLQALEALLHDLQASIQDGITVDAQIFSSLLETCFQLQAFDHGIRIHRLIPTSLLRKSVALSSKLLRLYASIGRIEEAHRLFDQMSRRNRSAFAWNSLISGYAELGLYEDAMALYFQMEEEGVVPDRFTFPRVLKACGGIGSISVGEEVHRHVVRCGFADDGFVLNALVDMYAKCGDIVKARKVFDKIVCRDSVSWNSMLTAYIRHGLPLQALSIFRRMLQYGFEPDAVAISTVVTGVPSLKLAGQIHGWVLRRGVQWNLSIANSLIVLYSNHGKLDQACWLFDHMPERDVVSWNSIISAHRKDLKAITYFSRMQKADVLPDVVTFVSLLSACAHLGLVKDGEGLFSMMREDYGMIPSMEHYACMVNLYGRAGLIEEAYEIIEKRMEFVAGPTVWGALLYACYLHHNVDIGKIAAECLFELEPDNEHNFELLMNIYRNVGRLEDVEKVRKMMADRGFDSLY, encoded by the coding sequence ATGCTGACTGCAACACAGCCTCTGTGTCTCCACAAATCTCTGAAAATAAACAAGACCCAACTGCAAAAGCAAAAACAATTTCATCGAAACACAAAACCCAACCTCGTTTTCCCGAAATCATCCCCAACGCCACTCTTAATCAATCACAAACCCCGCAATCACACCAAACTTCAAGCCCTTGAAGCCCTTCTCCACGACCTCCAGGCCTCTATACAAGACGGCATTACAGTCGATGCCCAGATCTTTTCTTCGCTTCTTGAGACTTGTTTCCAATTACAGGCCTTTGATCATGGTATCCGAATTCACCGCCTTATACCCACCAGCCTCTTACGTAAAAGTGTTGCTCTTTCATCCAAGTTGCTTAGGTTGTATGCGTCAATTGGGCGGATTGAGGAAGCCCATCGACTGTTCGATCAAATGTCTAGGCGAAATCGCTCGGCGTTTGCTTGGAATTCGTTGATATCTGGGTACGCTGAACTGGGTCTGTATGAAGATGCCATGGCACTTTACTTTCAGATGGAGGAAGAGGGTGTTGTGCCGGACCGGTTCACGTTTCCACGAGTGTTGAAAGCTTGTGGAGGAATTGGGTCGATTTCGGTAGGGGAAGAGGTGCACCGGCATGTTGTTCGTTGTGGCTTTGCGGATGATGGGTTTGTGCTCAATGCGCTTGTTGACATGTATGCCAAGTGTGGTGACATTGTGAAGGCTCGTAAGGTGTTTGATAAGATTGTGTGCAGGGACTCGGTTTCGTGGAATTCGATGTTAACAGCCTACATTCGTCATGGGCTTCCTTTGCAGGCATTGAGCATCTTCCGCCGGATGCTTCAATATGGATTTGAGCCGGATGCTGTTGCTATATCTACTGTTGTCACTGGCGTGCCATCACTAAAACTAGCTGGGCAAATTCATGGATGGGTTCTTCGGCGTGGAGTTCAGTGGAATTTATCTATTGCTAATTCTTTGATTGTTCTGTACTCAAATCACGGGAAATTAGATCAAGCTTGTTGGTTGTTTGATCACATGCCGGAAAGGGATGTTGTGTCATGGAATTCTATAATATCTGCTCACCGGAAAGACCTGAAAGCTATAACATATTTTTCACGGATGCAGAAGGCTGATGTGCTGCCAGATGTGGTTACATTTGTGTCATTACTATCTGCTTGTGCCCATTTAGGTTTGGTTAAGGATGGGGAAGGGTTATTTTCGATGATGAGAGAGGACTATGGAATGATTCCAAGCATGGAGCACTATGCATGTATGGTGAATCTATATGGAAGAGCAGGATTGATTGAGGAAGCCTATGAAATCATTGAGAAGAGAATGGAGTTTGTGGCCGGTCCGACTGTGTGGGGAGCCTTGTTGTATGCTTGTTACCTTCATCACAATGTAGATATTGGAAAGATAGCTGCAGAGTGTCTTTTTGAGCTGGAGCCGGATAATGAACATAATTTTGAGCTTTTGATGAATATTTACCGCAATGTGGGTAGATTGGAGGATGTGGAGAAAGTGAGAAAAATGATGGCAGATAGAGGATTTGATTCATTATACTAA
- the LOC117933771 gene encoding UMP-CMP kinase isoform X1 — MWRRVTSLSPFISSSKPSIRNQAAYGGKIWELFTTEILTPAKAGISSDEKTPFITFVVGGPGSGKGTQCAKIVETFGFTHISAGELLRREISCNSEHGSMILDSIREGKIVPSEVTVKLIEKEMESSKNNKFLIDGFPRTEENRIAFERVIGAEPNFVLFFHCPEEEMVKRLLSRNEGRVDDNIDTIKKRLEVFTALHLPVIKYYSEKGKLYKINAVGTVDEIFEQVRPVFAVCEATK, encoded by the exons GCAGCATATGGAGGGAAGATTTGGGAGTTATTCACCACAGAAATACTCACTCCG GCAAAAGCTGGAATATCTTCTGATGAGAAAACACCATTCATAACTTTTGTTGTAG GTGGCCCTGGTAGTGGAAAAGGTACACAATGTGCAAAGATTGTTGAGACCTTTGGATTTACACACATAAGTGCTGGAGAACTGTTAAGGAGGGAAATATCTTGTAATAGTGAACATGG TTCCATGATTCTAGACAGTATTAGAGAGGGAAAAATTGTCCCTTCAGAAGTGACAGTCAAACTGATTGAGAAGGAAATGGAgtcaagtaaaaataataaatttctcATTGATGGATTTCCGCGAACTGAGGAGAATCGCATTGCATTTGAAAGAGTT ATTGGAGCAGAACCAAACTTTGTGCTTTTCTTTCATTGCCCTGAAGAAGAGATGGTGAAGCGACTGCTAAGCCGTAATGAG GGCCGAGTTGATGACAACATAGATACAATCAAGAAACGGCTTGAAGTTTTTACAGCATTGCATCTTCCTGTTATCAAATATTACTCTGAGAAGGGAAAGCTTTACAAG ATTAATGCAGTAGGTACCGTGGATGAGATTTTTGAACAAGTTCGCCCAGTTTTTGCTGTATGTGAG GCAACTAAATGA
- the LOC117933771 gene encoding UMP-CMP kinase isoform X2: MWRRVTSLSPFISSSKPSIRNQAAYGGKIWELFTTEILTPVTIVHSLHLEPQSRFPGGPGSGKGTQCAKIVETFGFTHISAGELLRREISCNSEHGSMILDSIREGKIVPSEVTVKLIEKEMESSKNNKFLIDGFPRTEENRIAFERVIGAEPNFVLFFHCPEEEMVKRLLSRNEGRVDDNIDTIKKRLEVFTALHLPVIKYYSEKGKLYKINAVGTVDEIFEQVRPVFAVCEATK; this comes from the exons GCAGCATATGGAGGGAAGATTTGGGAGTTATTCACCACAGAAATACTCACTCCG GTAACAATTGTGCATTCTTTGCACTTGGAACCTCAATCCAGGTTTCCAG GTGGCCCTGGTAGTGGAAAAGGTACACAATGTGCAAAGATTGTTGAGACCTTTGGATTTACACACATAAGTGCTGGAGAACTGTTAAGGAGGGAAATATCTTGTAATAGTGAACATGG TTCCATGATTCTAGACAGTATTAGAGAGGGAAAAATTGTCCCTTCAGAAGTGACAGTCAAACTGATTGAGAAGGAAATGGAgtcaagtaaaaataataaatttctcATTGATGGATTTCCGCGAACTGAGGAGAATCGCATTGCATTTGAAAGAGTT ATTGGAGCAGAACCAAACTTTGTGCTTTTCTTTCATTGCCCTGAAGAAGAGATGGTGAAGCGACTGCTAAGCCGTAATGAG GGCCGAGTTGATGACAACATAGATACAATCAAGAAACGGCTTGAAGTTTTTACAGCATTGCATCTTCCTGTTATCAAATATTACTCTGAGAAGGGAAAGCTTTACAAG ATTAATGCAGTAGGTACCGTGGATGAGATTTTTGAACAAGTTCGCCCAGTTTTTGCTGTATGTGAG GCAACTAAATGA